The proteins below are encoded in one region of Rhipicephalus microplus isolate Deutch F79 unplaced genomic scaffold, USDA_Rmic scaffold_50, whole genome shotgun sequence:
- the LOC142788270 gene encoding uncharacterized protein LOC142788270 isoform X2, which yields MQAYVTAGTVIIQRMGRGSMHGSLIWKDCDLLGSFERTKLPNGWLQGRSISIRQDTGINNNVPAVTRGLVLHGHVQCIKNRAQKTNKYKGTASDCSPAQSLQQQKEHIVMSGAAAA from the exons atgcaagcctatgtcactgctgggactgttatcattcagcggatggggcgtggaagcatgcatggcagcctcatctggaaggactgcgatctgcttgggagcttcgagcgcacaaaactgcctaacggctggctgcaag gacgcagcatatccatccggcaagacactggtatcaacaataatg ttccagcagtaacaaggggtttggtgctccacggtcatgtacagtgtatcaagaacagagcacagaagaccaacaagtataaagggactgccagtgactgttctcctgctcaaagtttacaacagcagaaagagcacattgtgatgtcaggagcagctgctgcttaa
- the LOC142788270 gene encoding uncharacterized protein LOC142788270 isoform X1, translating to MQAYVTAGTVIIQRMGRGSMHGSLIWKDCDLLGSFERTKLPNGWLQAYFSSKAMQLAHMQSRSWSGPLVFCAGRSISIRQDTGINNNVPAVTRGLVLHGHVQCIKNRAQKTNKYKGTASDCSPAQSLQQQKEHIVMSGAAAA from the exons atgcaagcctatgtcactgctgggactgttatcattcagcggatggggcgtggaagcatgcatggcagcctcatctggaaggactgcgatctgcttgggagcttcgagcgcacaaaactgcctaacggctggctgcaag cctatttcagcagcaaagcgatgcagctagcacacatgcaatccaggTCATGGAGCggtcctttggtgttctgtgcaggacgcagcatatccatccggcaagacactggtatcaacaataatg ttccagcagtaacaaggggtttggtgctccacggtcatgtacagtgtatcaagaacagagcacagaagaccaacaagtataaagggactgccagtgactgttctcctgctcaaagtttacaacagcagaaagagcacattgtgatgtcaggagcagctgctgcttaa